Sequence from the Ochrobactrum sp. Marseille-Q0166 genome:
GAGCCATAAGCGCTTCGAAATAAGCTTTACCACCCACTTCACGCATAAATTTCGTCGAGAAGTTGCAGTGCATACCCGAACCATTCCAATCGGTATCGCCAAGCGGCTTGCAATGGAATTCAATGTCGATCCCATACTGTTCGCAAAGGCGAAGAAGCAGATAGCGAGCGATCCAGATTTGGTCGGCAGCACTCTTCGAGCCTTTACCGAATATCTGGAATTCCCACTGACCTTTGGCAACTTCTGCGTTGATACCCTCGTGATTGATACCCGCAGCAAGGCAGAGATCAAGATGTTCTTCAACGATCTTACGCGCAATGGAGCCAACGTTCTTGTAGCCAACACCGGTATAATAAGGGCCCTGTGGTGCCGGGAAACCCTGCTCAGGGAAACCGAGCGGGCGGCCGTTTTCGTAAAAGAAGTATTCCTGCTCGAAGCCAAACCATGCGTCGGCGTCGTCGAGAACCGTCGCGCGGCTGTTGGATGCATGCGGTGTGACACCATCTGGCATCATGACTTCACACATAACAAGTGCGCCATTGGTGCGCGCTGGATCCGGATAGATCGCGACAGGCTTCAACACGCAATCAGAGCTACGGCCTTCTGCCTGCAATGTGGACGAACCATCAAATCCCCACAATGGCAGCTGTTCCAGCGTCGGGAACGCATCAAATTCCTTAATCTGTGTCTTACCACGCAGATTAGGGGTTGGAGTGTAGCCATCGAGCCAGATGTATTCGAGCTTAAATTTTGTCATAGCCTAGTCTCTTTTGTTCTGCGTAATCAACCAATCCGCGACACATCACAGTCCATCTCATGCAATTCATCGCGCTCCATTTTATAGAAGCAATTAGCGTGCCAGAACTGAGAAACCGAAAAAATCAGACATAAAAAATCATAACCAATTGAATACACTATATTAAAATATAGAATTTGATGCACTTGGATCTTCAAACGAAATGAACTCGCGACAAAGGCATGTCATGCATTCAGGATATGCTTGCAAAATAGACAGTTGATTAAAATTTAATCAATGATCGAGACAAATGAAGCACGCAGTCCTGCAATGGATGAAACAATTATCGCGCAGTCCCACCTTGAGAAAGTCCCAGCACTTCTAATTATGTACCTGAAAAGCGATGTTCACTGATCCGATCTGGTAAGGGACACGTATTATTCATATG
This genomic interval carries:
- a CDS encoding glutamine synthetase beta-grasp domain-containing protein codes for the protein MTKFKLEYIWLDGYTPTPNLRGKTQIKEFDAFPTLEQLPLWGFDGSSTLQAEGRSSDCVLKPVAIYPDPARTNGALVMCEVMMPDGVTPHASNSRATVLDDADAWFGFEQEYFFYENGRPLGFPEQGFPAPQGPYYTGVGYKNVGSIARKIVEEHLDLCLAAGINHEGINAEVAKGQWEFQIFGKGSKSAADQIWIARYLLLRLCEQYGIDIEFHCKPLGDTDWNGSGMHCNFSTKFMREVGGKAYFEALMAQFEKNLQDHIDVYGPDNHMRLTGKHETAPWNKFSYGVADRGASIRVPHSFVQNGYKGYLEDRRPNSQGCPYQIASQVLKTISEVPLDTAEALAA